A window from Drosophila nasuta strain 15112-1781.00 chromosome 3, ASM2355853v1, whole genome shotgun sequence encodes these proteins:
- the LOC132792133 gene encoding organic cation transporter protein-like has translation MDTESSDDDSELPSGKPQRVDRGQQTGDLSIETNITRWSEVPLFFDFDDLLPEIGEFGLYQKILFVLMIPFCFIASFVYLSQIFMTLPPENYYCFVHELTLIESEEERKMLSIPKEADGSYSHCRMYDLNYSAVYLAKNRSEYINDSLAQLPCRQSYVYDDPFNFRTASMEFNWVCDKDAYSTYAQMIFFFGSVVGCLGYGHLADRVGRVSALVSSCGLALFGSIFSSVCDNFAGFAITRFVVGASFDTCFTMIYILVLEYVGPRYRTFVANMSLAMFYSPFTVLMPWLAFYSGDWRKFSGLYGLAVGFGLIGFCVLPESARWLVSVGKIDNAIEILQRVARRNRRQVSRLKWQTFRESCEQFYREEIEGRHFTIASIFKRSRLARYMVLMIIIWMTISLVYDGHVRAASVLDRENIFVVFSIACATEIPGDLIVTITLDRFGRRWCACISTALSGGFSLLAANIDDPIWVLAAALAGRFFANISYNIGLQWAAEVLPTVVRAQGVSFIHTLGFVAMLLSPPIIYMSHLSIALMLNTLGVLGILGGLLALFLPETLHQDLPQTLSDGNQFGKDQRIWHFPCCGAGSRPSRLNKHDWHQGSSLRTLSKDEYRSRKLHRVAVVKTQRRTTPVVLPSMVSDDSTIMEKLQKSYRFLPPYAK, from the exons ATGGACACCGAGAGCAGCGATGACGACTCCGAGCTGCCATC TGGCAAGCCACAGCGGGTGGACAGGGGACAACAGACAGGGGATTTATCTATTGAGACAAATATTACTCGTTGGTCGGAGGTGCCGCTGTTCTTTGACTTTGACGATCTGCTGCCAGAGATTGGAGAATTCGGGCTGTATCAGAAAATCCTGTTTGTACTTATGATTCCTTTCTGTTTCATTGCCTCCTTTGTGTATCTCAGCCAGATCTTTATGACACTCCCACCCGAAAATTACTATTGCTTTGTGCACGAATTGACGCTCATTGAGAGCGAGGAGGAGCGCAAAATGCTCTCGATACCCAAGGAAGCGGATGGCAGCTACAGTCACTGTCGCATGTATGATCTCAACTACTCCGCAGTGTATCTCGCCAAGAATCGCAGCGAGTACATCAACGATTCTCTAGCCCAGTTGCCATGTCGCCAAAGTTATGTCTACGATGATCCTTTTAACTTTCGAACGGCATCAATGGAATTTAATTGGGTTTGCGACAAAGATGCCTATAGCACTTATGCTCaaatgattttcttttttggctcTGTGGTTGGCTGCTTAGGCTATGGACATTTGGCGGATCGTGTTGGCCGTGTCTCGGCCTTGGTCAGCAGCTGTGGCTTGGCTTTGTTTGGTAGCATCTTCAGCTCGGTATGCGACAATTTTGCGGGATTTGCCATCACACGGTTTGTGGTGGGCGCCTCCTTTGACACTTGCTTCACCATGATTTATATACTGG TGCTCGAGTATGTGGGTCCTCGGTATCGCACTTTTGTGGCCAACATGTCGCTGGCCATGTTCTATTCCCCCTTTACCGTGCTCATGCCATGGCTGGCTTTCTACTCTGGCGATTGGCGCAAATTCTCTGGCTTGTATGGTCTGGCTGTTGGCTTTGGATTGATCGGCTTCTGTGTACTGCCCGAGTCGGCACGTTGGCTCGTCTCTGTGGGGAAGATCGATAATGCCATTGAGATACTACAGCGTGTGGCACGTCGTAATCGTCGCCAAGTGTCCAGACTCAAGTGGCAAACGTTTCGCGAGAGTTGTGAACAGTTCTACCGCGAGGAGATCGAAGGACGTCACTTTACCATTGCATCGATCTTCAAGCGATCACGACTGGCGCGTTATATGGTGCTGATGATCATCATTTGGATGACCATTTCTCTGGTCTATGATGGACATGTGCGTGCAGCTAGCGTGTTGGATCGAGAGAATATATTTGTGGTCTTTAGCATTGCGTGTGCCACAGAGATTCCAGGTGATCTGATTGTCACCATCACCTTGGATCGCTTTGGACGTCGTTGGTGCGCTTGCATCTCGACCGCTTTGAGTGGAGGTTTTAGTCTTTTGGCTGCCAACATTGATGATCCCATTTGGGTGTTGGCTGCCGCTTTGGCTGGACGCTTCTTTGCCAACATCTCGTATAACATTGGACTGCAATGGGCAGCAGAGGTGTTGCCAACTGTGGTGCGTGCTCAAGGTGTATCTTTCATACACACTTTGGGATTTGTGGCCATGTTGCTTTCTCCTCCTATTATCTACATGTCTCACTTATCCATTGCCTTGATGTTAAATACGCTGGGCGTGTTGGGCATCTTGGGTGGCTTGTTGGCTTTGTTTCTGCCTGAGACTTTGCATCAGGATCTGCCGCAAACGCTCAGCGATGGCAATCAATTTGGCAAGGATCAACGCATCTGGCATTTTCCTTGTTGTGGAGCCGGCTCCCGTCCTTCTCGTCTAAACAAACACGACTGGCATCAGGGCTCCAGTTTGAGGACCCTCTCGAAGGATGAATATCGTTCCAGGAAACTGCATCGCGTTGCAGTTGTGAAAACCCAACGTCGAACTACTCCTGTTGTGCTGCCTTCTATGGTTAGTGATGATTCGACAATTATGGAAAAATTGCAGAAATCATATAGATTTCTGCCTCCATATGCAAAGTAA
- the LOC132791215 gene encoding glutaminyl-peptide cyclotransferase-like, with amino-acid sequence MSEQVRLLLILLTFGVICQYYLILWIKNVPPPNMVSNETYFNTTLEKLLRQRFPGSIGHSRVSNLLTDTLKELGFTTVRDEHLDGMKFINLLGIMNTQATNYLMLCCHYDSKYIENHEIYVGATDGAVSCAMLLTVIKNLNSYLLGEFKKRTDIGLLLVLFDGHESFEEVIDDFNSLNGSRHFAEAELIPLQSIELAIAFNLIGAPNQIYMSHYENTYELHSRLADIEQHLREAGRLSNSHQLFHKLKDHDSDIEDDHYPFLMEGVPVMHIVPHTFPEVWHTDSDNLRNLHFPTIRNMNLIITQFVYEYLHNHSDEISRLPV; translated from the exons ATGTCGGAACAAGTTCGCCTGTTGTTGATATTACTTACATTCGGTGTAATTTGCcagtattatttaatactttgGATTAAAAATGTACCTCCGCCGAATATGGTCAGCAATGAGACATATTTTAATACCACGCTTGAAAAACTATTAAGGCAACGTTTTCCTGGAAGTATTGGACATTCTAGAGTAAGTAATTTACTTACGGATACTCTGAAAGAATTGGGTTTCACCACGGTACGCGATGAGCATTTGGATGGGATGAAGTTTATCAATTTGTTGGGCATCATGAATACGCaagcaacaaattatttaatgctCTGTTGTCATTACGACTCGAAATACATAGAAAATCACGAAATATATGTAGGTGCCACAGATGGCGCCGTTTCTTGTGCTATGCTTCTAACTgtgattaaaaatttaaattcttatcTGTTGGGAGAGTTCAAAAAGCGAACGGATATTGGTTTGTTG CTGGTATTGTTTGATGGTCATGAGTCCTTTGAGGAAGTAATCGACGATTTTAATTCACTAAATGGATCACGACATTTTGCAGAAGCGGAGTTAATTCCTTTGCAGAGCATT GAACTTGccattgcttttaatttgattggCGCACCTAATCAAATCTACATGAGTCATTATGAGAACACTTACGAGTTACACAGTCGTCTGGCAGATATTGAGCAACATCTAAGGGAAGCGGGTAGATTGAGCAACTCTCATCAGTTATTCCATAAGCTGAAGGATCATGACAGCGACATTGAAGATGATCACTATCCATTTCTCATGGAGG GCGTGCCTGTAATGCATATTGTGCCTCACACTTTTCCAGAAGTCTGGCACACCGACTCTGATAACCTCAGAAATCTGCACTTTCCAACGATACGTAATATGAATCTAATAATTACGCAATTTGTTTATGAATATTTGCACAACCATTCAGATGAAATAAGTAGGTTACCCGTTTAA
- the LOC132791419 gene encoding ribosome biogenesis regulatory protein homolog, giving the protein MDVVKAVLEKHQKELDKYKPITVEKHLECRLDVGTLLITDPNDLEDRQLANDKEEYLAALTRDNTQLLVNAIWELPTERVDESIVAKLPEPTTVLPRLRKPPGPRPLTKWEQFAKEKGITKKKKDKKTYDDVLDKWVPTYGFKRAEAEKDKEWVLEVPQNADPNTDMFQKKIDLRNEKVAKNEIQRMKNIVRAKKMDVPRSGYLGPEAASSNQLLTAVTVAKSSTASVGKFQSKLPKEKEARGLGVKELIPGGKRKASHISAQPEREANLDLIKSVLNKKPKLDVEKAIQLQKQDERLEREAEGNKPAKKGKKGGGKGSRKAVGKKPKGHQGQRAPGKKGQAGRKRR; this is encoded by the exons ATGGATGTAGTTAAAGCGGTTTTAGAAAAACATCAAAAGGAATTGGATAAATATAAACCAATCACAGTCGAAAAGCACCTGGAATGCCGTTTAGATGTTGGCACACTACTCATCACAGACCCCAATGATTTGGAGGACCGGCAGCTGGC CAACGACAAAGAAGAGTATTTGGCTGCTTTAACCCGCGACAATACACAACTGCTGGTAAATGCCATCTGGGAGCTCCCTACAGAGCGTGTGGACGAGAGCATCGTGGCTAAGTTGCCGGAGCCAACAACAGTTCTGCCGCGTCTACGTAAACCTCCAGGCCCGCGTCCATTGACCAAATGGGAGCAGTTCGCCAAGGAGAAGGGAATcacaaagaagaagaaggacaAGAAGACTTATGATGATGTGTTGGAC AAATGGGTACCCACGTATGGCTTCAAACGTGCCGAGGCTGAGAAAGATAAGGAATGGGTGTTGGAGGTACCACAGAATGCGGATCCCAATACAGACATGTTCCAAAAGAAGATCGACTTGCGCAACGAAAAGGTGGCCAAAAACGAGATTCAGCGGATGAAGAACATTGTGCGCGCAAAGAAGATGGATGTGCCACGCAGTGGTTACCTGGGTCCTGAAGCTGCATCATCGAATCAACTGTTAACCGCGGTGACGGTGGCCAAATCCTCAACAGCATCGGTGGGCAAATTCCAGAGTAAGCTGCCCAAGGAGAAAGAGGCACGCGGTTTGGGTGTAAAGGAGCTGATACCGGGTGGCAAACGCAAGGCATCGCATATCTCAGCGCAGCCGGAGCGCGAGGCTAACTTGGACCTCATCAAGAGTGTGCTGAACAAGAAGCCCAAACTGGATGTGGAGAAGGCGATACAGCTGCAAAAACAGGATGAGCGATTGGA ACGTGAAGCAGAAGGCAATAAACCTGCTAAGAAGGGCAAGAAGGGCGGCGGCAAGGGCAGCCGCAAGGCGGTGGGCAAGAAACCCAAAGGTCATCAGGGACAGCGTGCGCCAGGCAAAAAGGGACAAGCTGGCCGCAAGCGTCGTTGA
- the LOC132791178 gene encoding carcinine transporter-like isoform X2, whose translation MEGNRAPASKDKENCLSFDEFLPYMGEFGLYQKRLIVYLIPFFFLWAFIYFTQIFLIVVPNDHWCRIAELQDLSREEQLKLGIPKVKDEYNKCFMYDTNYTDALDRNLTTADENWPQKPCKDWIYDKEQVPYESIATQYNWVCQNDHLGPYSVTIYFLGSIVGGLIFGYAADHWGRLPAVMLSNLCALIGGLLSAFCNSFLWFSITRFVVGLALNNCCIPVYVLISTRSNKLLIDYLFSACCLFAALDCIVVQ comes from the exons atggaaGGAAATCGAGCACCAGCAAGTAAAGATAAAGAAAACTGCTTAAGCTTCGATGAATTCCTACCCTATATGGGAGAGTTTGGCTTGTATCAAAAACGCCTAATAGTCTATTTGATACCATTCTTCTTCCTTTGGGCTTTTATCTATTTTACGCAAATCTTTTTAATCGTTGTGCCAAATGATCATTGGTGTCGCATTGCCGAACTGCAAGATCTATCAAGAGAAGAGCAACTGAAGCTAGGCATACCCAAAGTAAAAGACGAATacaataaatgttttatgtACGATACAAACTACACGGATGCATTAGATAGAAACTTGACCACAGCAGACGAAAATTGGCCACAGAAACCATGCAAGGATTGGATCTACGACAAGGAACAAGTGCCTTACGAGTCCATTGCCACACAGTACAACTGGGTGTGCCAAAATGATCATCTCGGTCCCTATTCGGTTACCATTTACTTTCTGGGTTCTATTGTAGGCGGCCTTATCTTCGGTTATGCTGCAGATCATTGGGGACGTTTGCCAGCTGTCATGTTGAGCAATCTTTGTGCTCTCATTGGAGGTCTTCTGAGTGCCTTTTGTAACAGTTTCCTATGGTTTTCCATCACTAGATTTGTTGTGGGTCTGGCACTCAATAACTGTTGTATTCCCGTGTATGTTCTAA TATCGACCCGCAGTAACAAACTTCTCATTGACTATCTGTTTTCTGCCTGCTGcttgtttgctgccttggaTTGCATTGTGGTGCAATAA
- the LOC132791178 gene encoding carcinine transporter-like isoform X1 gives MEGNRAPASKDKENCLSFDEFLPYMGEFGLYQKRLIVYLIPFFFLWAFIYFTQIFLIVVPNDHWCRIAELQDLSREEQLKLGIPKVKDEYNKCFMYDTNYTDALDRNLTTADENWPQKPCKDWIYDKEQVPYESIATQYNWVCQNDHLGPYSVTIYFLGSIVGGLIFGYAADHWGRLPAVMLSNLCALIGGLLSAFCNSFLWFSITRFVVGLALNNCCIPVDGMPAFKVSTRSNKLLIDYLFSACCLFAALDCIVVQ, from the exons atggaaGGAAATCGAGCACCAGCAAGTAAAGATAAAGAAAACTGCTTAAGCTTCGATGAATTCCTACCCTATATGGGAGAGTTTGGCTTGTATCAAAAACGCCTAATAGTCTATTTGATACCATTCTTCTTCCTTTGGGCTTTTATCTATTTTACGCAAATCTTTTTAATCGTTGTGCCAAATGATCATTGGTGTCGCATTGCCGAACTGCAAGATCTATCAAGAGAAGAGCAACTGAAGCTAGGCATACCCAAAGTAAAAGACGAATacaataaatgttttatgtACGATACAAACTACACGGATGCATTAGATAGAAACTTGACCACAGCAGACGAAAATTGGCCACAGAAACCATGCAAGGATTGGATCTACGACAAGGAACAAGTGCCTTACGAGTCCATTGCCACACAGTACAACTGGGTGTGCCAAAATGATCATCTCGGTCCCTATTCGGTTACCATTTACTTTCTGGGTTCTATTGTAGGCGGCCTTATCTTCGGTTATGCTGCAGATCATTGGGGACGTTTGCCAGCTGTCATGTTGAGCAATCTTTGTGCTCTCATTGGAGGTCTTCTGAGTGCCTTTTGTAACAGTTTCCTATGGTTTTCCATCACTAGATTTGTTGTGGGTCTGGCACTCAATAACTGTTGTATTCCCGT TGATGGAATGCCTGCCTTCAAAGTATCGACCCGCAGTAACAAACTTCTCATTGACTATCTGTTTTCTGCCTGCTGcttgtttgctgccttggaTTGCATTGTGGTGCAATAA
- the LOC132791420 gene encoding glutaminyl-peptide cyclotransferase-like, which translates to MSLLVSRLLLLTVTICALATDYTQAQQQQQQQASFQTTHWDDDETHFNSSLSAILVPRVVGSRGHEQVRNYLVNSLNGLGFQTEVDEFKQRVPVLGELTFANVIGYINPQAENFLALACHYDSKYFPNDPGFVGATDSAVPCAILLNTAKTLNTYLLQQFRNRRDLGLMMIFFDGEEAFKDWTNSDSVYGSRHLAKKLARSGQANLGQRYIDRIEVLVLLDLIGARNPKFSSFYENTHGLHSSLVQIEQSLRSAGHLKGNNRMFLNRPAGGLVDDDHRPFLEENVPILHLIATPFPDVWHTPRDNAANLHYPSIRYFNRVFRSFVYEYLKRHTAPVDLRFHRG; encoded by the exons ATGTCGCTGTTAGTGTCGCGCCTTTTATTGCTTACAGTTACGATCTGTGCGCTTGCAACTGATTATACGCAggcccaacagcagcagcagcagcaagccaGC TTTCAAACAACGCACTGGGATGACGATGAGACGCACTTCAATAGCAGTCTGTCTGCGATTTTGGTGCCACGCGTCGTCGGCAGTCGTGGACATGAGCAGGTTCGCAATTATCTGGTCAACTCTCTCAATGGCCTTGGCTTTCAAACGGAAGTCGATGAGTTCAAGCAGCGTGTCCCAGTGTTGGGCGAGCTCACGTTCGCCAATGTGATTGGCTACATCAATCCGCAGGCGGAGAACTTTTTGGCCCTCGCCTGCCACTATGACAGCAAGTACTTTCCAAATGATCCGGGTTTCGTCGGTGCCACCGATTCAGCTGTTCCCTGTGCCATTCTCTTGAATACCGCGAAGACTCTCAACACTTATCTGCTGCAGCAATTCCGCAATCGTCGCGATCTTGGACTTATG ATGATCTTCTTTGACGGTGAGGAGGCTTTTAAGGACTGGACAAACAGCGACTCAGTTTATGGTTCCAGACACTTAGCTAAGAAACTGGCGCGCAGTGGACAAGCTAATCTGGGACAACGTTACATCGATCGGATT GAAGTGCTTGTGTTGCTTGATTTGATTGGAGCCCGTAATCCGAAATTTTCTAGTTTTTATGAGAACACACATGGTCTGCACTCCAGTTTAGTGCAGATTGAACAATCACTGCGTTCTGCTGGTCATCTGAAGGGCAATAATCGTATGTTTTTGAATCGGCCAGCTGGCGGTTTAGTCGACGACGATCATCGTCCATTCCTGGAGGAGAATGTGcccattttgcatttgattgctACGCCTTTCCCAGATGTTTGGCACACACCCAGAGATAATGCTGCAAATCTGCATTATCCTTCGATACGTTACTTTAATCGCGTATTTCGCAGCTTCGTCTACGAGTATCTGAAGCGCCATACGGCTCCAGTGGACTTGCGTTTCCATCGTGGATAG